The DNA sequence GCGAGGAGGGCCTGACCGAGCTGTTGGCCGCCGGGGTGGACGGCATCGAGCACGGTACCGGGCTGACCGCAGACCATCTGGCGACGATGGCCGAACGCCAGGTAGCGCTGGTCCCGACCCTGGTCCAGCTGGACAACTTCGAGGCGTTCGCCGCTGCCGGGGAGGCGAAGTTTCCCAGCTACGCCGCCCATATGCGATCGCTGTATGCCAGCCGGCTGCAGGTGTTCGCCGACGCCGTCGAGGCAGGGGTGCCGATCTACGCCGGCACGGACGCCGGCGGAGTGCTGCCGCACGGACTGATCGGGCAGGAGGTGCAGGCGCTCGGCCAGTTCTGCTCAACCGAGTACGCCCTGGGCGCGGCCTCCTGGCGAGCGCGCCGCTGGCTCGGGCGACCCGACGCGCTCACCGACGGCGCGCCGGCGGACCTGGTCGTCTTCGACGCCGACCCACGCACCGAGCTGGGCGTGCTCCGGCATCCACGGCTGGTGATCCTGCGTGGCCGGCTCGTCGGCTGACCGCCGGCGGTGCGTCGGTCGGGCAACCCCGGTCAGTCGGCACCGCCAGCGGGCCGCCGCCGTACTGCTGGTCCTGCTGCTGACTCTGCCGCTGCTGGTCGCTCGGCCGGCCCTGGCCGGCGCCGACGACCTTCCGGTCATCGAGACCGCGATGACGCTTCGCGGCACCCCCGAGCCGGACGGGACCCCGGTCCGGCTCGACGTCTCCATGCTGGCGACCAGGTCCGACCAGCCACGTCCCGCAGTGGTGCTCGCGCACGGGTTCGGCGGCAGGAAGACCGACAGCGCCGGCGTCGGCCGGTCACTGGCCCGGGCCGGCTACGTGGTCTTCACCTACACCGCCCGCGGGTTCGGCCGTTCGGGCGGCAAGATCCATCTCGACAACCCCGGCTTCGAGGGTCGGGACGCGACCCGGGTCGTCGACCTGGCGGCGACGCGGCCGGAGGTGCAGAAGATCGATGGTGACCCGGTGGTCGGGTTCGCCGGCGCGTCGTACGGGGGTGCGGTGGCTCTGCTGGCGGCCGGGCTGGACCCACGGATAGACGCCATCGCGCCGGCCTTCACCTGGCACAGCCTGACCCAGGCGCTGTTCCCGCAGTATGCGACCACCGGCCGGCAGAGCAGCCCGGCCGAGGTGTCGCCGGTCCGCCAGGCCGGCGTCTTCAAGCAGCGCTGGGCCTCGCTGTTCTTCCTCAACGGTGGCGGCCTCAACACCGGCGGTGCCTCCGACGACGGAGCCGGCCGGTCAGCCGGGCGGGAGCTGTGCGGCCGCTTCACCCTGGAGCTCTGCCGCGGCTATACCGCGACCGCACGCAGCGGCCGACCGGACCGCGGGCTGGTCACGCTGCTGGACCAGTCGAGCACCGAGCCCTTCCTCGGCCGGATCACGGCACCAACTCTGATCATCCAGGGCGAGCAGGACACGCTCTTTCCGTTGGACCACGCCGATGCCAACCTGCGCGGGCTGCCCGCCAGCACCCCGTCCCGGATGAGCTGGGTGGCTGGTGGCCACGACAGCCAGATCTCCCTGGACGCCCTGCTGCCCGAGCTGACGGGGTGGTTCGGCAGGTACCTGAAGCACGACCAGACACCGGCGGCAGCCGGCTTCGACTACGTCGTGCCACAGACCTCGTTGGTCGGACGCGACGGCGGCACCCGGGAGCCCGAGCAGTTCTCGCTGACCGCCTACCCCGGTCGAGGCACGGCGTTGCGTCGAGACGACGTCCGCCTGCATGGGCAGAAGCAGACGATGGTGTCGCCGCCGGGTGGCAGCCCGGCCGCGCTGACCAGCCTGCCCGGCAGCAGAGGCGCGCTGTCGGGCCTCGCGGGCGCCGGCAGCTACCCGCTGGGGGTGTTGCCGGGACAGTCCGTGATCTTCACCACCGACCCGCTGGACCGCCCGCGGACGCTGGTGGGACGCGGCGCGGCGAGCCTGACGGTCACGTCGTCGACGTCGACCGCGACCCTGTTCGCCACCCTGTGGGACCTCGGTCCTGCGACCGACGCCGGCCCCTCGACCGCGGTCCTGCCCCAGCAGGCGGTGGCACCGCTCCACCTGGCTGGTCTGGTGCCGGGCCGGCCGACGACGGTCCGGCTCGCCCTGCCGCCGGTGGTGCACCGGGTCCCGGTCGGTCACCGGCTGCAGTTGGTGGTGTCGAGCACCGACCAGGCGTACGCCATCCCGACGAGCCCGACCGTCTACACCGTCGGCCTGGCCGGTGAGCCGGTGCTGAGCCTGCCGGACGTCACCGGGGCGCCACTCGACACCGCCACGGTGAGGGTGCCGCTACCGCTGCTGGTGGTCGTCGCGGCACTGGTGCTGGCCGCGCTGGTCGCGATGGTGGTGCTGTGGCTGCGTCGGCGCAGCGCGCATCCGCGGCCGGAGCTGCGCGGGACGCCGCTGGTGGTGGAGGACCTGGTGAAGACGTACCGCGACGGGACCCGGGCCGTGGACGGGGTCTCGTTCAGTGCTGAGGCTGGCCAGGTGATAGGGCTGCTCGGCCCCAACGGAGCTGGCAAGAC is a window from the Microlunatus panaciterrae genome containing:
- a CDS encoding alpha/beta fold hydrolase; this translates as MAGSSADRRRCVGRATPVSRHRQRAAAVLLVLLLTLPLLVARPALAGADDLPVIETAMTLRGTPEPDGTPVRLDVSMLATRSDQPRPAVVLAHGFGGRKTDSAGVGRSLARAGYVVFTYTARGFGRSGGKIHLDNPGFEGRDATRVVDLAATRPEVQKIDGDPVVGFAGASYGGAVALLAAGLDPRIDAIAPAFTWHSLTQALFPQYATTGRQSSPAEVSPVRQAGVFKQRWASLFFLNGGGLNTGGASDDGAGRSAGRELCGRFTLELCRGYTATARSGRPDRGLVTLLDQSSTEPFLGRITAPTLIIQGEQDTLFPLDHADANLRGLPASTPSRMSWVAGGHDSQISLDALLPELTGWFGRYLKHDQTPAAAGFDYVVPQTSLVGRDGGTREPEQFSLTAYPGRGTALRRDDVRLHGQKQTMVSPPGGSPAALTSLPGSRGALSGLAGAGSYPLGVLPGQSVIFTTDPLDRPRTLVGRGAASLTVTSSTSTATLFATLWDLGPATDAGPSTAVLPQQAVAPLHLAGLVPGRPTTVRLALPPVVHRVPVGHRLQLVVSSTDQAYAIPTSPTVYTVGLAGEPVLSLPDVTGAPLDTATVRVPLPLLVVVAALVLAALVAMVVLWLRRRSAHPRPELRGTPLVVEDLVKTYRDGTRAVDGVSFSAEAGQVIGLLGPNGAGKTTTMRMMVGLIRPDSGGIWVAGEAVHAGADVLGSVGALIEGPGFLPHLTGLQNLQAYWQATGRPAAEARLEQALEIAGLGSAVHRRVRGYSQGMRQRLGIAQAMLGLPELLLLDEPTNGLDPPQIKAMRTVLTDYAATGRTVVVSSHLLAEVEQTCSHVVVMHNGRVVLSGAIDELTVTPDVTVIGFEPDTDPASAAAVLRELGLEVQVEGHGLRVHGDRPRAELVSTLVQHGFGIDGVDGHRHLEEVFMSLVTAPAEVS